In Leuconostocaceae bacterium ESL0723, the following proteins share a genomic window:
- a CDS encoding ABC transporter ATP-binding protein: MENQSGLIAFIKKYAGINFKQFYLALFLTVFASLNALLFSSTLKGLVDGFLNGNRAGLPIALPITLLVLDLVTGVISYYMLGNVANQAVRHIREKLWQRYNYFSYKNLNENSSGVLASRLVNDTNLIYEVLSSSMPQLITGLITIVGSFAMLVYLNAKLTLTLIILIPILAFLVATISRKISGYFSQTQKLTADANQMAVSILQSDIVIKSYGAEPKTTQLGDQIFDKIYRVAQKQLRLIALLNPLVNIIMMMALFAIIGLGGLSIANKSMTVGALVAYVMYTFQLISPISSLTGNYTNMAKVRDVIKNLDRLFNLPIETARPDQIDIKEIESVEIDDGSFSYPSGQGLYIPHLKISAGELVRLRGKNGSGKSTILKILSGMYDLNRGHFYINGIDRNEVDIFTFRKHLAFVDQNSSLLPGTIRDNLLLGFDQPNQVPDADIWDALHKVKMDWFVQDLPNQLDTEVAENGDNFSGGQRQRLAIARALIADCDFYFFDEITSDLDAQTKEIIMSLMAYLHQDRHKTVVYIDHDDLTIPGERTVTVNT, translated from the coding sequence ATGGAAAACCAATCCGGCTTAATTGCCTTTATTAAAAAATATGCGGGGATAAACTTTAAACAATTCTACCTCGCCTTATTCTTGACAGTCTTTGCCTCCCTAAACGCCCTGCTTTTTAGTTCAACCCTAAAGGGCCTAGTCGACGGCTTCTTAAACGGTAACCGGGCTGGGCTGCCGATTGCCCTGCCGATTACCCTGCTGGTCCTAGACTTAGTGACCGGTGTAATCTCTTACTACATGCTGGGGAACGTGGCCAACCAGGCCGTCCGGCACATCCGTGAAAAATTGTGGCAACGTTATAATTATTTCTCATATAAAAACCTCAACGAAAACTCTTCTGGTGTCTTAGCTAGCCGCTTAGTCAATGATACGAATTTGATTTACGAAGTTCTTTCAAGTTCGATGCCCCAATTAATCACCGGTCTGATTACCATCGTGGGTTCCTTTGCCATGCTGGTCTATCTCAACGCCAAGTTGACCCTGACTCTGATTATTTTAATTCCGATACTGGCCTTCTTAGTGGCCACGATTTCGCGGAAGATTTCGGGTTACTTCTCTCAGACCCAAAAGTTAACCGCCGATGCCAACCAGATGGCGGTCAGCATTCTTCAGTCTGACATCGTGATTAAGTCTTATGGGGCTGAGCCCAAGACGACCCAGCTCGGGGACCAAATCTTTGACAAGATTTACCGGGTGGCGCAAAAGCAGCTCCGCCTGATTGCCCTCCTAAACCCCCTGGTGAACATCATCATGATGATGGCCCTCTTTGCCATTATCGGCCTGGGTGGTCTCTCAATCGCCAACAAGTCGATGACCGTCGGGGCCCTGGTGGCCTACGTGATGTATACCTTCCAGTTGATTTCGCCAATCAGCAGTTTGACGGGGAACTACACCAACATGGCCAAGGTTCGTGACGTTATCAAGAACTTGGACCGCCTCTTTAACCTGCCAATTGAAACTGCCCGGCCGGATCAGATTGACATTAAGGAAATCGAGTCCGTTGAAATTGATGACGGCTCCTTCTCCTATCCAAGTGGACAGGGACTCTACATTCCCCACCTGAAAATCAGTGCGGGTGAACTGGTCCGCCTTCGCGGTAAGAACGGGAGTGGTAAGTCGACCATCCTAAAGATTCTATCGGGCATGTACGACCTTAATCGGGGTCACTTTTACATCAACGGGATTGACCGCAACGAGGTCGATATCTTCACCTTCCGTAAGCACCTGGCCTTTGTTGACCAAAACAGCTCCCTGCTGCCAGGAACCATCCGGGACAACCTGCTTTTAGGCTTTGACCAGCCTAACCAGGTACCGGATGCTGACATCTGGGATGCCCTGCATAAGGTTAAGATGGACTGGTTTGTCCAGGACCTGCCCAACCAGCTAGATACTGAGGTGGCCGAAAACGGGGACAACTTCTCCGGTGGTCAGCGCCAGCGCCTGGCGATTGCCCGGGCCTTGATTGCTGACTGTGATTTCTACTTCTTTGATGAAATCACCTCCGACCTGGACGCCCAAACCAAGGAAATCATCATGTCCTTGATGGCCTACCTGCACCAGGACCGGCACAAGACAGTGGTCTACATTGACCACGATGATTTAACGATTCCGGGCGAACGGACCGTTACGGTCAATACCTGA
- a CDS encoding ribose-phosphate diphosphokinase, giving the protein MPNSKLKLFSLSANRPLAEKIAAEVGVPLSDISVNRFADGEVQINIEESVRGSDVFVIQPTSSPVNDNLMELLIMIDALRRASADQINVVLPYYGYARQDRKARSREPITAKLVANMLERAGATRVMALDLHAAQIQGFFDIPMDHLQGAPLLADYLIEAGIADKKNAVVVSPDHGGMTRARNLNNMLGLEAPVAVIDKRRPRPNVAEVGSIVGDVRGKTAIMVDDIIDTAGTITQGGRLVMEHGAKEVYVAASHAVFSGPAVERLSNSDFTKVIVTDSINLPESKKFPNLEIVSVGELIGEAIRRISMNEAISPLFKHRFHRRNRP; this is encoded by the coding sequence ATGCCGAATTCAAAGTTAAAATTGTTTTCACTGAGTGCCAACCGGCCGTTAGCTGAAAAGATTGCTGCCGAAGTCGGGGTGCCCCTCAGTGATATTTCAGTGAATCGCTTTGCCGATGGGGAAGTTCAAATTAACATCGAGGAGAGTGTCCGTGGTAGTGACGTCTTTGTCATCCAGCCCACTTCCTCACCGGTGAATGATAACTTGATGGAGCTGCTAATCATGATTGATGCCCTGCGCCGGGCCAGTGCTGATCAGATTAACGTGGTCCTGCCTTACTATGGTTACGCCCGCCAGGACCGTAAGGCCCGCTCGCGGGAACCAATTACGGCCAAGTTGGTCGCTAACATGCTCGAGCGGGCTGGCGCTACCCGGGTGATGGCCCTGGACCTGCACGCCGCCCAAATCCAGGGATTCTTTGATATCCCTATGGATCACTTGCAGGGGGCACCGCTCCTGGCTGACTACCTGATTGAGGCCGGTATTGCTGATAAGAAGAACGCTGTGGTGGTTTCACCCGACCACGGTGGTATGACCCGGGCGCGGAACCTGAACAACATGCTCGGCTTGGAAGCGCCGGTTGCCGTGATTGATAAGCGCCGACCCCGTCCTAACGTGGCCGAAGTCGGTAGTATTGTCGGGGATGTCCGCGGTAAGACGGCCATCATGGTCGATGACATCATTGACACGGCTGGAACGATTACCCAAGGCGGTCGCCTAGTGATGGAGCACGGGGCCAAGGAAGTCTACGTTGCAGCTTCCCACGCGGTCTTCTCTGGACCAGCAGTGGAGCGCCTCAGTAACTCTGACTTTACCAAAGTGATTGTGACCGACTCCATCAACTTGCCTGAAAGCAAGAAGTTCCCGAACCTAGAGATTGTTTCAGTCGGCGAGCTGATTGGAGAAGCCATCCGGCGGATTAGTATGAATGAGGCCATTAGCCCCTTGTTCAAGCACCGTTTCCACCGGCGCAACCGCCCATAA
- the yycF gene encoding response regulator YycF, producing MNKILVVDDEKPISDIIKFNLTKEGYDVITAADGQEALDLYNEENPDLVLLDQMLPEVDGIEVLRQIRSKNETPIIMVTAKDSEIDKVLGLEMGADDYVTKPFSNRELVARVKANLRSRRVVSPNPDEPVVSTEDIVLGDLTIHSQAYMVSKGGQDIELTHREFELLFYLAQHIGQVMTREHLLQQVWGYDYFGDVRTVDVTVRRLREKIEDNSSHPTWLVTRRGVGYYLRASEDS from the coding sequence ATGAATAAAATTTTAGTCGTCGATGATGAAAAGCCTATCTCAGACATTATTAAATTTAATTTAACCAAGGAAGGCTACGATGTGATTACTGCTGCCGATGGGCAGGAGGCCTTGGATTTATATAATGAAGAAAACCCGGACCTGGTCCTCTTGGATCAGATGTTGCCAGAGGTGGATGGTATTGAAGTTTTGCGGCAAATTCGCTCAAAGAACGAGACACCAATTATCATGGTAACGGCCAAGGACAGCGAAATCGACAAGGTCCTGGGACTGGAAATGGGCGCCGATGACTATGTCACCAAGCCATTTTCAAACCGGGAACTAGTAGCTCGAGTTAAGGCTAATTTGCGGAGCCGGCGGGTCGTTTCGCCTAACCCAGACGAACCGGTGGTTAGCACCGAAGATATCGTCTTGGGTGATTTGACCATTCACTCCCAGGCCTACATGGTTTCTAAGGGTGGTCAAGACATTGAATTGACCCACCGTGAGTTCGAGCTGCTCTTCTACCTGGCCCAACACATTGGCCAGGTGATGACCCGTGAGCACCTGCTCCAGCAGGTCTGGGGTTATGACTACTTCGGGGATGTCCGTACGGTTGATGTGACCGTTCGTCGTCTCCGTGAAAAGATTGAAGATAACTCTAGCCATCCAACTTGGCTGGTAACCCGTCGTGGGGTTGGTTACTACTTGCGCGCTTCTGAAGATTCATAA
- a CDS encoding ATP-binding protein, with product MEVITKFVQSIRFRIALVFVMFLLFTLESLGVFFVHQMERQDLIAFQDQITLPKYVTDRVKQALEDPDTSAGNDKIQEILAGYNNNVIQNVQIIDKSGNIRGSLVDGQQTRGQKTEDTNALKALANDPNYLKTRNVSKDSERQEIMTTPLEITTKGNGREVIGVAIVDASLKRVYENINKIMWLFIIAGLIALMASILLALFLARTITRPIEIINKQTTRIAAGDYTTVNHIFGSDELGQLGRSVNELSQRIEDSTETVNAERNRLTSVLTHMADGVLLANRQGQITIINQSAAKFIGIDPQKALNQSIIEILGLSGEKTLADLLDDQTDFQINLSSGGRDLIVQAYVSLIRRKSGLISGIVMVLHDITEQEKIDAERRMFVSNVSHELRTPLTSVRSYVDALADGAVDDKRMAQNFLAVVQDETERMSRMINDLLELSRLDQGTMEVRSELVNLNSLFGFVLDRFDMILENQAADGQRPGKPYRIVRKFANEDIWVEVDPDKFTQVLDNLMNNALKYSPDGGTITVTLKRVGQEAIISISDQGLGIPAKDLENVFNRFFRVDKSRSRRQGGTGLGLAISKEMVERFNGRIWVESVENQGSTFYIALKIVDDDLIDAGEDWNEEG from the coding sequence ATGGAAGTCATTACAAAGTTTGTCCAATCTATCCGTTTTCGAATCGCCCTTGTGTTCGTGATGTTTCTGCTGTTTACACTCGAATCCTTGGGTGTCTTTTTCGTGCACCAAATGGAGCGCCAGGACCTGATTGCCTTCCAGGATCAGATTACCCTACCTAAGTACGTGACTGACCGGGTTAAGCAGGCCCTAGAAGACCCGGATACTTCTGCCGGTAATGATAAGATTCAAGAAATCTTAGCTGGCTATAATAACAACGTCATTCAAAACGTTCAGATTATTGATAAGTCTGGCAATATCCGCGGTAGCTTGGTTGATGGCCAGCAGACCCGCGGCCAAAAAACCGAAGATACCAACGCCCTAAAGGCCCTGGCCAATGACCCGAACTATTTAAAGACGCGTAACGTCAGCAAGGACAGTGAACGTCAGGAAATCATGACCACGCCCCTGGAGATTACGACCAAGGGCAACGGCCGGGAAGTAATTGGGGTCGCCATCGTCGATGCCAGCCTCAAACGGGTCTATGAGAACATCAACAAGATCATGTGGCTCTTTATCATTGCCGGATTGATTGCCCTGATGGCTAGTATCCTGCTGGCCCTGTTCCTGGCCCGCACGATTACCCGCCCCATTGAAATTATCAACAAGCAGACGACCCGGATTGCGGCCGGGGATTATACGACTGTTAACCACATTTTTGGTAGTGATGAATTGGGTCAGTTGGGACGCTCGGTTAACGAACTGTCCCAGCGCATTGAAGATTCAACCGAAACGGTCAATGCCGAACGAAACCGGTTAACTTCGGTGCTAACACACATGGCCGATGGGGTGCTGCTGGCCAACCGCCAGGGGCAAATCACCATCATTAACCAGTCGGCCGCCAAGTTCATTGGCATTGATCCGCAAAAGGCCCTTAATCAAAGTATTATTGAAATTTTAGGTCTATCTGGGGAGAAGACCCTGGCTGATCTCTTAGATGACCAGACCGACTTTCAAATTAACCTATCTAGCGGCGGCCGGGACCTAATTGTTCAGGCCTACGTTTCTTTGATTCGTCGTAAATCCGGTTTGATTAGTGGAATTGTCATGGTCCTTCACGATATCACCGAGCAGGAGAAGATTGATGCTGAGCGGCGGATGTTTGTTTCTAATGTGTCCCACGAGTTGCGGACACCGCTGACGTCTGTGCGTTCCTACGTCGATGCCCTGGCCGATGGTGCCGTTGATGATAAACGAATGGCCCAGAACTTCCTGGCCGTGGTCCAGGATGAAACCGAGCGGATGAGTCGGATGATAAACGACCTGCTGGAATTATCCCGCCTGGACCAGGGGACCATGGAGGTTCGCTCCGAGCTAGTGAACCTGAATTCTCTCTTTGGCTTTGTCCTCGACCGGTTTGACATGATTTTGGAAAACCAGGCCGCCGATGGCCAGCGCCCAGGCAAGCCGTATCGGATTGTCCGTAAGTTTGCTAACGAAGATATCTGGGTTGAGGTTGACCCTGACAAGTTCACCCAGGTCCTCGATAACCTGATGAATAATGCCCTTAAGTACTCGCCTGACGGCGGCACGATTACCGTCACCCTTAAGCGGGTCGGGCAGGAAGCCATTATTAGTATTAGCGACCAGGGGCTGGGCATTCCAGCCAAGGACTTGGAGAACGTCTTCAATCGCTTTTTCCGGGTGGACAAGTCCCGGTCTCGCCGTCAGGGTGGGACTGGTTTGGGCTTGGCTATTTCCAAGGAAATGGTTGAGCGCTTCAACGGTCGCATTTGGGTGGAATCGGTTGAAAACCAAGGTTCGACCTTCTACATTGCCCTGAAAATTGTTGATGATGATCTGATTGACGCAGGGGAGGACTGGAATGAAGAAGGATAA
- the yycH gene encoding two-component system activity regulator YycH, translating to MKKDNWQLRLIRMLLLLSILVSIVLTAAVFKASGSRALPNRGSDQVTTPQAFWAAQYLVNDSKGNTDLVQGISAHNLKAVNQLLNTADLANGKVTTVSTSTLDNKLKTPDTMVLRYADLVPVKYFTKISGSNLSKGFNFDYVVLPLKHGHVAQFIDSRHQTVTTVGFRSFDYAQAQRLSQHLGNEYPAEFKKLNNQLMVSLPKEIRLKTYVYRSQQGNVDQFNAQLLGTASQFTTRQIESGTEYVHKYGGQKTTYDSVHQLLTFQDHLPGAGLSSYQQRLDTAADQLKLFKQILPKVSFFESRQNGTAFDFRTYIDQVPVFYDGDQAAATVALNTKDAAITATYRLTTLGLPLPSDQQKVTLPSTDAVVSQLDKAGQGSNYQQLIVAYHWQDIGDGVVELKPVWMVAGNDQHWYTLSQFLDQAHASH from the coding sequence ATGAAGAAGGATAATTGGCAATTACGCCTCATCCGCATGCTGCTGCTTCTGAGTATCCTGGTCTCCATCGTTTTGACTGCCGCTGTTTTCAAAGCTTCGGGTAGCCGGGCCCTTCCGAATCGTGGCAGTGATCAGGTCACTACGCCCCAGGCCTTCTGGGCTGCCCAGTACCTGGTTAATGATAGCAAGGGGAACACCGACTTAGTTCAGGGAATCAGTGCCCACAATCTAAAGGCGGTTAATCAGCTGCTCAATACGGCCGACCTGGCCAACGGTAAGGTGACCACGGTCAGTACTAGCACCCTTGATAATAAGCTAAAGACGCCAGATACCATGGTTCTTCGCTATGCGGACCTGGTGCCGGTCAAGTACTTTACCAAGATTAGTGGGTCCAACCTGAGTAAGGGTTTTAACTTTGACTACGTGGTCCTGCCCCTAAAACACGGGCACGTGGCCCAGTTTATTGACAGTCGCCACCAAACGGTGACCACGGTTGGCTTTCGCTCCTTTGACTATGCCCAGGCTCAGCGCCTGTCCCAGCATTTAGGGAATGAGTATCCGGCCGAATTTAAAAAATTAAACAACCAGCTAATGGTGAGTTTGCCCAAGGAAATTCGCTTAAAAACCTACGTTTACCGGTCCCAGCAGGGCAATGTTGACCAATTCAACGCCCAGCTGCTGGGGACGGCCAGCCAGTTTACGACCCGCCAAATTGAGAGTGGCACCGAGTATGTTCACAAGTACGGTGGTCAAAAGACTACCTATGACAGTGTTCACCAGCTTCTGACCTTCCAGGACCACCTGCCAGGGGCTGGGCTGAGTTCCTACCAACAGCGCCTGGACACGGCGGCTGACCAACTGAAACTCTTTAAGCAGATTCTACCTAAGGTTAGCTTCTTTGAATCCCGGCAGAACGGGACGGCCTTTGATTTCAGGACCTATATCGACCAGGTGCCGGTTTTCTACGATGGCGACCAGGCTGCTGCCACGGTGGCCCTAAATACCAAGGACGCTGCCATTACGGCGACTTACCGTCTGACGACCCTGGGATTGCCCCTGCCTAGTGACCAGCAAAAGGTTACCCTGCCTAGTACTGATGCGGTTGTTTCCCAGCTCGATAAGGCGGGTCAAGGCAGCAATTACCAGCAACTGATCGTGGCCTACCACTGGCAGGATATTGGGGACGGTGTGGTTGAACTGAAGCCAGTTTGGATGGTGGCCGGTAACGACCAGCACTGGTACACCCTGTCCCAATTCCTGGATCAGGCCCATGCTAGCCATTAG
- the yycI gene encoding two-component system regulatory protein YycI yields the protein MQFKRMLILMLGLFVALDLFLYVSWQQGFQNNVDVNAPSSDIIQEMKKQNITLPRVSQKTYEMSYMAAESDTNLSGSARLYGGMLNYNIKDGALNLNFRGDGRGSLESGDNYYRAEIEKWGYQYNHLLSQAKDVHGGQTYAAYNQTALGWPVLAKTGLLEVTYDRTSHQGTVVQHRLSAVERLRESEDTISEQAAIEDLYRYNVLNSGDKLSTGELGYDVADHYDGKDIYQPVWLFLNTNKNGDKSLLKVNAFTGEQVD from the coding sequence ATGCAATTCAAGCGAATGCTGATTTTAATGCTGGGGCTCTTTGTCGCCCTTGACCTCTTTTTATACGTTTCCTGGCAGCAAGGTTTCCAGAATAATGTCGACGTGAATGCGCCTAGTTCGGACATTATCCAGGAAATGAAAAAGCAAAATATTACCCTGCCCCGGGTCAGCCAAAAGACCTATGAGATGAGTTACATGGCGGCCGAATCGGATACCAACCTGAGTGGTTCGGCCAGGCTCTACGGTGGGATGCTTAACTATAATATTAAGGACGGGGCCTTAAACCTGAACTTCCGTGGGGATGGCCGTGGCAGTCTGGAGAGTGGCGATAACTACTACCGGGCTGAGATTGAGAAGTGGGGCTATCAGTACAACCACTTGCTCAGTCAGGCTAAGGACGTCCACGGTGGCCAGACCTATGCCGCCTACAACCAGACGGCCCTGGGCTGGCCCGTCTTAGCTAAGACCGGTCTCTTGGAAGTGACCTATGATCGGACTAGCCACCAGGGGACCGTGGTTCAACACCGTTTAAGTGCTGTTGAGCGGCTGCGGGAGAGTGAAGATACGATTTCTGAGCAGGCGGCCATCGAAGACCTGTACCGCTACAATGTCTTAAACAGTGGTGACAAACTTTCGACTGGCGAACTGGGTTACGATGTGGCCGACCACTATGATGGTAAGGACATTTACCAGCCGGTTTGGTTATTTTTGAACACCAATAAAAATGGGGATAAGAGCCTGCTCAAAGTGAACGCCTTTACCGGGGAACAGGTTGATTAA
- a CDS encoding trypsin-like peptidase domain-containing protein, translating to MKTTLTNTMAIGAAAGLIGGGGVLVGQQVWDNYQSNNSPVRVKSVNSAKIPSGDTATTAYNKVANAVVSVLNFKQVSSNNFQESSEGSGVAYKRADGATFIVTNNHVISGASKLQVITHAGKTVNATVVGSDALTDLAVLKVNAADLTDTAAFGDSSKIAVGQKVLAIGSPLGSEYASTLTEGIISATKRLVSAANDNSQTGIGSTVIQTDAAINPGNSGGPLINFAGQVIGINSMKLSSSESGASVEGIGFAIPSDQVVDVVNKLVKDGKITRPALGIEMVNLSQIPGDEQTKTLKLPSSVSGGVVIMKVNDGSPASRAGLAHYDVIVGIDGKQVLSEADLRENLYKHSVGDSVKITYYHNGAKKTATVKLNQELKN from the coding sequence ATGAAAACTACTTTAACCAATACCATGGCCATTGGGGCTGCCGCCGGTTTGATTGGCGGGGGCGGGGTCTTAGTTGGCCAGCAGGTCTGGGACAACTATCAAAGTAACAACAGCCCAGTGCGGGTTAAGTCGGTGAATTCGGCTAAAATTCCGAGTGGTGATACGGCGACAACGGCCTATAACAAGGTCGCCAATGCCGTGGTTTCCGTGCTGAACTTTAAACAGGTATCAAGTAACAACTTCCAGGAGTCCTCAGAAGGATCCGGAGTAGCCTACAAGCGGGCTGATGGGGCAACCTTCATTGTCACCAACAACCACGTTATCTCCGGGGCTAGTAAGCTCCAAGTCATTACCCATGCGGGCAAGACCGTGAATGCGACCGTGGTCGGTAGTGATGCTCTGACTGATTTGGCCGTCCTCAAGGTCAATGCAGCTGACCTGACTGACACGGCTGCCTTTGGTGATTCCAGTAAGATTGCCGTGGGTCAAAAGGTCCTAGCCATTGGGTCTCCATTGGGATCTGAATATGCTTCAACGCTGACTGAGGGAATCATTTCGGCCACCAAGCGTCTGGTTTCGGCGGCTAATGATAACAGTCAAACTGGCATCGGCTCAACCGTTATTCAGACCGATGCGGCCATTAACCCGGGAAACTCGGGTGGTCCCCTGATTAACTTTGCCGGTCAGGTGATTGGGATTAACTCGATGAAGCTGTCATCTTCTGAATCTGGGGCCTCGGTGGAAGGGATTGGTTTTGCCATTCCTTCCGACCAAGTTGTCGATGTCGTTAACAAGTTGGTTAAGGACGGTAAAATTACGCGACCAGCCCTGGGCATTGAGATGGTTAACCTCTCCCAAATCCCTGGGGACGAGCAGACTAAGACCTTGAAGTTGCCTAGCAGTGTCAGTGGTGGGGTCGTCATCATGAAGGTTAATGATGGTAGTCCGGCTAGTCGGGCCGGCTTGGCCCACTACGATGTCATTGTTGGCATTGATGGTAAGCAGGTGCTGTCTGAGGCTGACCTGCGGGAGAACCTCTACAAGCACAGTGTCGGTGATAGCGTTAAGATTACCTATTACCACAATGGTGCCAAGAAGACTGCTACCGTAAAACTGAATCAAGAACTCAAAAACTAA
- the rlmH gene encoding 23S rRNA (pseudouridine(1915)-N(3))-methyltransferase RlmH: MKVKIITVGKLKEKYLKAGVAEYVKRLHRFATVEQVELADEKTPEGASEAENEQIMAKEGARIMPKIGDRDYVVVLAIEGQMLSSEALAKDLSQAMLQGHGTLTFIIGGSLGLDPAIKKRANLLLSFGRLTLPHQLMRLVLVEQIYRAFMIQAGSPYHK; the protein is encoded by the coding sequence ATGAAAGTTAAGATTATTACAGTTGGTAAGTTAAAGGAAAAATACCTCAAGGCCGGCGTAGCTGAATACGTCAAACGCCTGCACCGTTTTGCCACGGTCGAACAGGTCGAACTGGCCGATGAGAAGACGCCAGAGGGTGCCAGTGAAGCTGAAAATGAGCAGATTATGGCCAAGGAGGGTGCCCGGATTATGCCAAAGATTGGCGACCGGGACTATGTTGTGGTCTTAGCGATTGAGGGTCAGATGCTCAGCTCAGAGGCTTTAGCTAAGGATTTGTCCCAGGCCATGCTACAGGGCCACGGAACCCTGACCTTTATCATTGGTGGTTCGCTGGGTTTGGATCCGGCCATTAAAAAACGAGCTAATCTCTTACTGAGTTTTGGCCGATTAACCTTACCCCATCAATTAATGCGCCTGGTCCTAGTCGAGCAGATTTACCGGGCCTTCATGATTCAGGCCGGTTCGCCTTACCACAAATAA
- a CDS encoding NAD(P)H-hydrate epimerase yields the protein MIQLVSNEEMHDLESYLLNRIGVPQEVLIERAALAVMEVIGAGNFALDHVLVLAGLGNNGADGVAVARMLHLQGISVTLQFVGNLNRAKDSVRHQLAIAQECGLTPADKSDFKEASLIIDAIFGTGLSRALPEGLQKMVRAANHIGNAVVAIDVPTGIDADTGKVQGAALKAHTTVSLGFVKQGLHRRPARGLAGDIVNKDIGLIVPPEFEFSLNHHESNATQPVAANLA from the coding sequence ATGATACAACTTGTCAGCAATGAGGAAATGCACGATTTAGAATCTTACTTACTTAATCGAATCGGCGTTCCCCAAGAAGTCCTGATTGAACGTGCTGCCCTGGCTGTGATGGAAGTCATCGGGGCCGGCAACTTCGCCTTAGACCATGTCCTCGTCCTCGCTGGGCTAGGTAACAACGGGGCTGACGGCGTGGCCGTGGCGCGGATGTTGCACCTCCAAGGGATTTCGGTCACCCTTCAATTTGTAGGGAACCTCAACCGGGCTAAGGACAGTGTTCGCCACCAGCTGGCCATTGCCCAAGAATGTGGCCTCACACCTGCTGACAAGAGTGATTTCAAGGAGGCTAGTCTGATTATCGATGCCATCTTTGGCACCGGGCTGAGTCGGGCCCTCCCTGAAGGACTCCAAAAGATGGTCCGGGCGGCTAACCACATTGGCAATGCCGTCGTCGCCATCGATGTTCCGACAGGAATTGACGCTGACACTGGTAAGGTCCAGGGCGCAGCCCTCAAGGCCCACACCACGGTCAGCCTAGGCTTTGTCAAACAAGGCCTACACCGTCGCCCGGCCCGCGGACTGGCCGGTGATATTGTTAACAAGGATATCGGCCTGATTGTCCCACCTGAATTTGAATTCTCACTAAACCACCATGAATCAAACGCTACCCAGCCGGTAGCCGCAAACCTGGCCTAA
- a CDS encoding cadmium resistance transporter — protein MILITSLIAFVSSNVDDLLLLAVLFAQAKSKKENRNILIGQYVGILLLLLVSYLMATVWVHAINLPVRWLGVIPILLAIKQVLPKKGDSQRQLSQVSAGQVALLTIASGSDNIGLYVPIIGQQTLVETLLSVGVFILIIPLWWWLGQRLGDAPGLRSLVQRHGSIVVAVIYFLLGLWVLFG, from the coding sequence ATGATTTTAATTACCAGCCTGATTGCCTTTGTTAGTAGTAACGTCGACGACCTGCTTTTGCTTGCCGTCCTCTTTGCTCAGGCGAAATCTAAAAAAGAAAATCGGAACATCTTGATTGGCCAGTATGTCGGCATTTTGCTGCTCCTGCTGGTAAGTTATCTGATGGCGACGGTCTGGGTGCATGCTATCAACCTGCCGGTGCGCTGGCTAGGTGTCATCCCAATTTTGCTGGCCATCAAGCAGGTGCTGCCTAAAAAGGGTGACAGCCAACGGCAGCTAAGCCAGGTTAGTGCTGGTCAGGTGGCCTTGCTGACGATTGCCAGTGGTTCGGACAACATCGGTCTCTACGTGCCGATTATTGGCCAGCAGACCCTGGTGGAAACCTTACTCTCGGTGGGTGTCTTTATCTTGATTATCCCGCTCTGGTGGTGGCTGGGTCAGCGCCTGGGGGATGCCCCTGGCCTGCGGAGTTTAGTACAGCGTCACGGTTCAATCGTCGTGGCCGTCATTTACTTCCTACTAGGACTCTGGGTTCTCTTTGGATAA